Sequence from the Phosphitispora fastidiosa genome:
CTTGTCAAAGTGACCGTGAAAACGATTAACATGCCGCATGTAGTCATTCTGAGTTTTGGGGCTGAACCCTGCAAGTTTCAGGTTCATTTGCATTTTCTCAAATAATCCGTCCATAGAACCAACTCCTTAAGAATTGTTTTTCTTTAATTCTAAAGGAAAAATGGTAGAATGAACGAATTTTTGGGGGAGGAAACAAAACAGCCAGTTTTAGCCAGCCACCGCGTCAGCGGTTTCGTTCAACAACTCTGGAAACGGCTCCGCTGTAGCCCCGCCCAACTTTCCCCGTCCTCAGGCTGTCACGATTTTTGCGACTATGGGGCAGTGTGTTGGGTGGCAAAAATCGCGCCAGCCGGTGGGGCGGAAAAGTTCATTTAGCTCCAATGCGTTATGTGAAATTCAACTAGGCGTTTTAGGGTCAAAAAAAGATGACCAATGAATTAACATTGTCACCTTAAGATGTTACACATCGTTTCATACAGTCAGTTAGATGTGTATAGTCCTTAATAGATTCTATTGATGCCTCAAGAAGTTCTTTGATATCAACAGCATCCCAGTTTAGATCAAAATTACAGTGTGCTGCCAGAGTTCGAATGAATTCGCGAGTTGCACGTCCGTTACCCTCTCTAAATGGTTGAATTGCATTGATTTCAGACATATAATAAGCCGCGCGATTTGAGAACACATCACTATTTGTACCTTTAAGATAGTTTTCAGATTGAAGTTTATTGAATAAATCAGTTGCAAATGGAACAATGTATTGGGACTGGGCAAAAGGAGTACCGTCTTTTGAGATGTTTTCATCCCTTATTAATCCGGCAAAAGGAAAAATATCTTGAAAAATATAATAATGTATTTTTTGCAGATGCTGCAGATCGAAATTATCGGTTAGAGGTTTAACAGCCAGTTCTAATAACCTCTGAGCTGAGTAAAGTGATTCGGCTTCCTTTAAAAGACGGGCATCCTTAATATCAAGTTTGTTTATTAGAATGTCTGCAGGATAGCAGTATTTTGAATTTAATGAACCATATTTCATTGAGATATCCATAAGAAATACTACCTGATTTTACCTTTAATATATTTTGTTATATCATCGATGGCTTGCTCACTGGTAACCTTCCCTCTAAGGTATCTGTGGCCATTTGTGATGGCCCGTTTATTCATTTTCAATCCTTCAATAGCAAGGGTAGCTTTTACATTAGATAGATTTTTCTTAATTTCATTATCACTCATTAACTTCATAATTTTTCATTCCTTTCAACACTGAACACACTTTCTATTACTATTATATTGTTTATTCTAACGGTAGTCAAAAAGGAAATCCTGAATAGAGAAGGAAATAAGAACAACTTGGGAGCCTAGTTGAACATCGCCTAAACCAGCTAGTAAACGTCAAGAGTTTTTTAAAAAATATTTTTTTCCCTTTTAAAAAGGCATAGCAAAGCAAGCCTACCAATGGTAGACTTAAGAAAAGCAGTAACCGTGTTGATTCTAGGTCAGTTTAAAGGGTTCGTTTTTTCGCCACATACCATAGATAATTCTTAGCAGTTTGTTAGCTGTAGCAACCAAGGCTACCATTTTAGGTTTACCCGTACCTACTTGTTTCAGATAATAGTTTTGCAATAGAGGATTTACAGATCCCTTTATAGTAGTGCGTATTGCGGCTTTGGCTGCTTGAAATAATGCCTTACGTAGGTAAGCAGACCGGCATAAGCTGTTAGCTGATGGTCACCAGAGAAACGGTTAACATCTTCAGCCAACTGAGCTTTGTGTGTCATGAGTATGCCAATGTACTCACGGAGAACACGTATGTTGGACTGTTGGGAGACTTTGTAGGGCAAACTTGCCTTGGCGGCGGCCAGTAATTTATCATAAATATTTTCCACCCATCCTTTTCGCTGATACTCTGCTTTAAGTAGTGCTAAAACATCTTCTTTAGCGGCTGCTAAAACACTTTCAGGAGTAGGAAAGGCAGCCAGCAGGTGCAGAGAAGAATCCCCGCAAAGTGCAGAGAAAACATTTGAGTAATAAGGGAAAAGCAGATCTAAAACGCTTTGGAATCTTAACTGGGACTCAATATATAACGAATTGATACCATCATAGTGCCGACATAAAACTCTTTGACTTTTGAAACGTCCAAACTTAAAGCAGGCTTGTACATATAAACCTCCTTTGACTCCAGGCAACCACCCATATCGAGTGTTGCGCCGAAACTGGTAACAGCTAGGTGAAGTATACACAGAGAACCATGCAGGCCGTAGGGAGGCCGTACTCCTGAAGCACATTCACACCGTAGTTTGCTTTTAACCAAATGAACTTAAACAGAATTGAAATTCTAATGAGAGATTATAATTTAGCCGGATACAATTGCTACTTAAAATGTGGTTTTAGAGAGGAAGGCAGAAACGTTAGATGAAATTCCGCCGTATGAATGCAAAAAAAGAAACCCTACAATTGTAGGGAATCATTACCTGAAGTTCTTATTCTGATGCCTTGAACCTAGGGCAGATGCAATTAGAAATACTAATTCTTGGCAGTATAAATCCAGCCCTTCTTAGTGTCATCTAGGTTAAGTAATGCTGCTTCCCTGGTATCACCATGAGTTACGCAACCAGGAAGGTCGGGATGTTCGGCAATCCAATAAGTGCCATGATTATCTGTTGACTTTTCCATTTTTATAGGGTACTCTAATGGCTCATATTGTTTGCATTGTTGTTCGATTTCTTCCAGGTTTTCAGGAATGTTAATAAATTCTTCAAGGGTCTTTTTAGAATTGAATAGATTTTTATCGATTTTTTCAAGGTTGATTTTCAGTTTGTTACTCATGTTTTTCATCCTCCTGAACAGTTCCAATAAAAAGAGAGGCCAATTCACTGGCCCGTCAGAAATTACTGTTTTTTAGTTAGACGTTTTTTAGGTTTGAGTAGATTTTGATAAGAAGGTTTTTCTTTGATTTTATTTAGCCCAAGGTAGGACATTAGAGCATTTTGTAAGACATGAGAGAAGTTGACTTTTCTCTCTTCTGCAAGATCATTTAACCATTTTGGAATTGTGAGTGTTTTTTTGATAGCTTTCTGTGCCATTTCATCCCGAATAGGGGGCATCCATACTTCAATTAGTGCGACAAATTGGTTTTTTGCCAAATTTAAACTTGAAATAGTCGATGACTCAGGGATGGATTCGGCTTCTTCCTCCAGACCATATAAATGAAGTTCTAATGCATCTTTAGCCATATAAAGTGCTTCATTTTCGGTATTACCGCATGAAAAGCATCCAGGTAGGTCAGGGAATTCTACCGATATACCATCTTGTTCAATAGAGAAGATAGCGGGGTATACATATTTGTCTTTTTTATTCATTGAGGTTGCCTCCTTGTGATTACCTAAAGATTAAGACTTGCTTGCTTTAAGATGTTTTTAACAGTTTTAGTTGGCAAGTCTTTATTGGGATGTGGGACAGTTACGAGTCCTTTTTTAGAGGGATGTTTTAACTGAAGATGGTCGCCTCTGGACCGAACTTCCTTCAACCATCATCGTATAGTATTTTAAGTATTTCTCTGGATGAATATGATTTCATGTTAGGCTCCTTTAAAAACATCTTCAAACACATTATAACACGTGTGACAATACGTGTCAAAAACAACTCGGGAGGATAGCCGTACATCGCCTAACATTTTAGCCGTGTTTCCGCAGTCGAGCATGCAAAAACACCGGCTAAGCACTGGCATCACCGGTGTCAAGTCATTGTGGTTAAGCTACAATGGGCGGGGAGAAGTTCCTGGGTGACGAATCTTGACGAACATCTGTGGCAGAATATGCAGCAGGAACCGTCGAATGAACTCCTGTGCAGCTACTTTCCACGCCTATGCGCTGGGCCTATTCACAAGAACGCCAGTATGGTATGTATCTCCACATGTATTACAGTTATTTTTGTTTTGCAAAAACAAAAAAGCGTACCGATTGGCACGCTCATTCAGGATAAATCTTAATCTTTATTTGGTACTCCTGTTCACTTGAAGTTACTTGGTAAACTGGGTGTTTTTGCATTTTGGACATGTAGGAACTTCCTCAGTTTTAGTTAATTTTACCGGTTCTTTACAAGAGAGACAGTAGTAGGTTCCTTGTCCTGGTCTTTCACCTGCTGCATATGCCATTTTTTATAACCTTCCCTCAGAAGAATTTACTCATTCGCCACATCGTATCATATAAGGAAGGCATATACAACAAATATTTTGGTTTACTCTTTTTCGGGTTGTCCGGAAGACACAATGAGGAGGAAAGTACATGAGTAATAAAATCAAATTAACCAAGGAAAAGCGGGAAGATATGATAGCATCAATTAAAACATATTTTTCAAAGGAAAGAGACGAGGAACTTGGAGACTTGGCATCGGGATTTGTGTTGGACTTTATCATAGAAAAGCTGGCCCCCGAGTTTTATAATCAGGGTGTCCAGGATTCATATGCCTACATGAATGAGAAAATTGAAGATTTATTAGAAATACAGAAGTGCTAGGATGCCGGGTTGACGCCGGATTTTACCTTGTTTGCCGCGTAGCCAAATAATCCCCTTAGGGATATTACCAGATATTCGGAAATATAGTATAATAGCCAACAGGGGGGAGTTAAAATGGCTAAATACGTCTATCAGGTAGAAGAAGAGATTCGAGGTACTTCAATTGCTGCCAGAGGGAAAACGTCATGGCAGGACCTGGCATCTGCATTCGGGCGGCAGCTGCAGCAGGAACTCATAGCCCGGTTCGGACTGCATACCTGCATTTTTTCGGGTGATGATGGTGTCGAGCTTGCTCAGGGCTGTGCCGGTATGGGAAAGGACTGGTTTAATTTCAAGTTTAGGATTTTCGCCGATATAGCCATTTATCTTGATATGATAAATATACCGTACGAATGGCGTCACCGAGGCGTGGGGTTATTCCTGGTAAATGAATTAAAGGAATTTGCCCGGGGGCACGGTTTAGGTTATATTTTCCTTGGCTCCTATGAACCGTCAAACCCCTTCTGGGAAGACTGCGGCTTTGTGAAAATTACGGACTATCCTGATTTTGTTATCGGGATTGATTCCATGGCCAAATAACGAAAAAAGTTTCTAATATTTGCAGGAATTCCCAAACTGCTGTCGTAACAAGATAAAGTAAAGCAGGTGGAGGCGAAAAGCTGAATGGATTTTAAGCTCAAAATATGGCTTGAAAAGGATGAACAGCCTGTTTTCGGCAGGGGCTTGCTTTGTCTGCTGACCCTGATCAGGCAGCATGGTTCCATAAGAAGGGCTGCTGAAGACCTCGGGATGTCTTACCGGCAGGCATGGGGCAGTATTAAAAAGGCCGAAAGCCGCCTTGGGGTCAAATTATTAATAAAGCACGTGGGAGGTGAATCCGGAGGGGGAGCACAGCTTACAGATGAGGCCAGGCAGTTGATGCTCAAATATGGGGACTTTATGCGTGATGCTGAGGAAGCTGTTAAGCTTGTTTATGCCAGATACTTCGAGCAGTAATTTTTTTCTGCTCGTTATGCTTAGCTGAGCATAACGGTTTTAGATGTAATTTAAACTAGAAGCGAGAAGAATAAAGGAAGATTATTGAGGAGGTTCGACAATGTTCACAAAAAACAGGTTATGGGTTATAATGTTGATTGTCTTAATGCTGACGGTATCAGCAGCCGGCTGCACGGGAGCCAACCAGGAACCGCCAAAGGAGGATGCCGGTAAACAGGTACAGGAACCGGCTGTTAAGGAGGTCATACTGGCCACAACTACCAGTACCACTGACAGTGGACTGCTGGATGTACTTAAGCCGGAGTTTGACAAACAGACCGGTTATGACCTGACAATAGTATCAGTAGGCAGCGGAGCAGCCATTGCCATGGGTGAAAAAGGGGAGGCTGATGCCCTGCTGGTGCACTCCCCCAAAGATGAACAGAGGATTGAAGATTCCGGAGTTGCTGTAGACAGGCAGCTTGTCATGCATAATGATTTTGTGCTGGTTGGTCCTGCTGATGACCCGGCAGGAATCAAGGGTCAGCCTGTAGAAGAGGCATTTAAGGCCATCGCAGATAAGAAGGCCCTGTTCCTCTCCCGGGGAGATGAGTCCGGGACTCATAAGAAAGAGCTTGGAATCTGGGAAAAAGCCGGTATATCACCTGCTGGTGAGTGGTATCAGGAAACTGGGACCGGGATGGGCGCTACCCTTAATGTTGCTGCCGAAAAAAAGGGATATACCCTTACTGACCGTGCTACATACCTGGCCCTGAAGGAAAATATGAACCTGCAGATTCTTCTGGAAGGTGATCAGGCTCTGCTTAATATCTATCATGTAATGCAGGTAAATCCGGAGATGTTTGATAAGGTTAATGTGGAGGGCGGCAAAGCATTTGTTGATTTTATGGTTGCTCCCGAAACTCAGGAGATAATAAAGACCTTTGGCAGTGATAAATTTGGTCAGCCGCTGTTTTTCCCTGACGCCGGGAAAGAGGAATAAGCTGGTCTCACAGTGATCAACCATCAGCATAATACGAGTCAAACGGAGTGTAGGTAATGGAATCAGTTTGGATAGGAATCCGGGAGGCTGTCAGGCTTTTATTGACAGGAGACCCGGAAGTCCTTAGAATTACTTTTCTTACGTTAAAAGTATCGGGGACAGCTACTCTAATCAGCCTGGTCCTGGGAATACCGCTGGGGGCTTTCTTAGCCTTGGGCAGGTTTCGCGGCCGCAGGTTCCTGATGTCTTTGGTTAACACAGGCATGGGAATGCCGCCTGTGGTTGCCGGCCTTTGGGTGACATTATTTATGTGGCGAAATGGACCTCTGGGGTTTTTCCACTTGATGTATACTCCTTCGGCGATGGTTATCGCCCAGTCAGTAATTGCAGCTCCCATTATTACAGGAATTTCTGCAGCTGCCTTCCAGCAGGTTAACGGAAGGCTCAGACTCCAAATATTGGCTTTGGGGGCTTCCAGGCTGCAGATGGGGATACTTCTGCTGCGTGAAGTAAAACTGCCATTGATGGCTGCCGTTATGGCGGGATTTGGAGGGGTAATATCTGAGGTTGGAGCTTCGACAATGGTTGGGGGTAATGTCCTGGGGCGGACCAGAGTGCTGACAACTGCTACGGTAATGGAGGTTTCCAAAGGCAACTACGATATTGCCATCGCCCTGAGTGTCATTTTAATGGTCCTGGCTTATGGAGTCACCTTAGCCCTGACAATTCTGCAGCAACGGGGGAACCGCACATGATACAATCGCAGACGACTGACCTGGTTTTGAGTGCCAAGGGAGTTTCTGTAATCAAGGATAAAAAGCAGATTCTTGAAATATCTGAGACTTCTGTTTACACCGGTGAGTTCCTGGCAATAACAGGACCAAATGGAGCGGGCAAGAGTACCCTGCTTAAAGTCCTGGGGTTTCTGGAACCGGTTTCAGCGGGAGAGATTTCTTTTAAAGGCACACCGGTGAAGACTGCAAGGGACATCCTTGCTGCCAGGAGAAGGATGGCTATGGTTTTCCAGGATCCCCTGCTCCTTTCGGGCACAGTTTTGTACAATGTGGCTGTTGGTCTAAAGCTGCGGGGCATATCAAAAGATAAACGACTGCCGCTGGCAGCGCATTGGCT
This genomic interval carries:
- a CDS encoding GNAT family N-acetyltransferase gives rise to the protein MAKYVYQVEEEIRGTSIAARGKTSWQDLASAFGRQLQQELIARFGLHTCIFSGDDGVELAQGCAGMGKDWFNFKFRIFADIAIYLDMINIPYEWRHRGVGLFLVNELKEFARGHGLGYIFLGSYEPSNPFWEDCGFVKITDYPDFVIGIDSMAK
- a CDS encoding type II toxin-antitoxin system HicB family antitoxin, with the protein product MSNKLKINLEKIDKNLFNSKKTLEEFINIPENLEEIEQQCKQYEPLEYPIKMEKSTDNHGTYWIAEHPDLPGCVTHGDTREAALLNLDDTKKGWIYTAKN
- a CDS encoding type II toxin-antitoxin system HicB family antitoxin, giving the protein MNKKDKYVYPAIFSIEQDGISVEFPDLPGCFSCGNTENEALYMAKDALELHLYGLEEEAESIPESSTISSLNLAKNQFVALIEVWMPPIRDEMAQKAIKKTLTIPKWLNDLAEERKVNFSHVLQNALMSYLGLNKIKEKPSYQNLLKPKKRLTKKQ
- a CDS encoding zinc ribbon-containing protein; this encodes MAYAAGERPGQGTYYCLSCKEPVKLTKTEEVPTCPKCKNTQFTK
- a CDS encoding Fic/DOC family protein; protein product: MDISMKYGSLNSKYCYPADILINKLDIKDARLLKEAESLYSAQRLLELAVKPLTDNFDLQHLQKIHYYIFQDIFPFAGLIRDENISKDGTPFAQSQYIVPFATDLFNKLQSENYLKGTNSDVFSNRAAYYMSEINAIQPFREGNGRATREFIRTLAAHCNFDLNWDAVDIKELLEASIESIKDYTHLTDCMKRCVTS
- a CDS encoding antitoxin VbhA family protein codes for the protein MKLMSDNEIKKNLSNVKATLAIEGLKMNKRAITNGHRYLRGKVTSEQAIDDITKYIKGKIR
- a CDS encoding ABC transporter permease, whose protein sequence is MESVWIGIREAVRLLLTGDPEVLRITFLTLKVSGTATLISLVLGIPLGAFLALGRFRGRRFLMSLVNTGMGMPPVVAGLWVTLFMWRNGPLGFFHLMYTPSAMVIAQSVIAAPIITGISAAAFQQVNGRLRLQILALGASRLQMGILLLREVKLPLMAAVMAGFGGVISEVGASTMVGGNVLGRTRVLTTATVMEVSKGNYDIAIALSVILMVLAYGVTLALTILQQRGNRT
- a CDS encoding DUF2164 domain-containing protein — its product is MSNKIKLTKEKREDMIASIKTYFSKERDEELGDLASGFVLDFIIEKLAPEFYNQGVQDSYAYMNEKIEDLLEIQKC
- a CDS encoding winged helix-turn-helix domain-containing protein; the encoded protein is MDFKLKIWLEKDEQPVFGRGLLCLLTLIRQHGSIRRAAEDLGMSYRQAWGSIKKAESRLGVKLLIKHVGGESGGGAQLTDEARQLMLKYGDFMRDAEEAVKLVYARYFEQ
- a CDS encoding substrate-binding domain-containing protein; the protein is MFTKNRLWVIMLIVLMLTVSAAGCTGANQEPPKEDAGKQVQEPAVKEVILATTTSTTDSGLLDVLKPEFDKQTGYDLTIVSVGSGAAIAMGEKGEADALLVHSPKDEQRIEDSGVAVDRQLVMHNDFVLVGPADDPAGIKGQPVEEAFKAIADKKALFLSRGDESGTHKKELGIWEKAGISPAGEWYQETGTGMGATLNVAAEKKGYTLTDRATYLALKENMNLQILLEGDQALLNIYHVMQVNPEMFDKVNVEGGKAFVDFMVAPETQEIIKTFGSDKFGQPLFFPDAGKEE